A section of the Maniola hyperantus chromosome 23, iAphHyp1.2, whole genome shotgun sequence genome encodes:
- the p120ctn gene encoding catenin delta-2 isoform X3, with the protein MDGVKKIHSGTLYRNGPVEGAYGPQHSPVSRSDASTEDAELSAALAHQHHLAMQAGEYPVGSGVEPDYGQYVSSPAAHYNHMGHLTMAPSQKYPHVMEAVSVGSGYAGGVGAGTGGGHYGTYAHYGAAYPAQPAYLVEPQVPAYMAQEYVEGGGSASPRSASPGAMPPQHNLHLQQRYDSASLEQLGRHYCVTSPRGEYAGDAYAYQHYPTAYEPPHQPPPFKDSQNGLSLGSTGGQSMYGDEEELQKQMANMALVHGGVGVGVGGREDGGGLQWRDPNLPEVIGFLNSPSDVVKANAAAYLQHLTYMDDPNKQKTRSLGGIPPLVRLISHENPEVCRNACGALRNLSYGRQNDENKRAIRDAGGIPALMALLCRATDMEVKELVTGVIWNMSSCEDLKQSIIDDAAQVIVNKVIIPHSGWHPTNPGDTYWSTVFRNASGVLRNASSAGEYARRRLRSLTGLAEALLHAVRAALSANAIGTKIVENCVCVLRNLSYRCQEIEDPLYDTRAPPTQSSGQARIQASASKGENLGCFGGSKKKKEGSTSSNSTSPLGKSDPEPQQLDNNTNTQLGYSVPKGTEMLWSPEVVPLYMALLQTCSNPETLEAAAGALQNLAACYWQPSIDIRAAVRKEKDCLTLSSGLPILVELLRMEVDRVVCAVATALRNLAIDQRNKELIGKYAMRDLVQKLPSGNQQHDQGTSDDTIAAVLATLNEVIKKSAEFSRSLLEAGGVERLLNLTKQRHRHTPRVLKFAGQVLMTMWSHAELREVYRKHGWREADFLTPARAAQPRASSNTSER; encoded by the exons CAACGGTCCGGTAGAGGGCGCGTATGGTCCGCAGCACAGCCCCGTGTCGCGGTCGGACGCCTCCACCGAGGACGCGGAGCTGTCGGCTGCGCTCGCGCACCAGCACCATCTCGCTATGCAG GCGGGCGAATATCCCGTGGGGAGCGGCGTGGAGCCCGACTACGGGCAGTACGTGTCCTCCCCCGCCGCCCACTACAACCACATGGGCCACCTCACCATGGCGCCCTCGCAGAAATACCCTCAT GTGATGGAAGCGGTGTCAGTGGGCAGCGGATACGCGGGCGGAGTGGGCGCGGGCACGGGCGGCGGACACTACGGCACCTACGCGCACTACGGCGCCGCATACCCCGCACAACCCGCTTACCTCGTTGAACCCCAGGTGCCGGCTTACATGGCACAG GAGTACGTGGAGGGTGGGGGCAGTGCGTCGCCCAGAAGTGCTTCACCGGGAGCCATGCCACCTCAACATAATTTACATCTGCAACAGAG GTACGACTCGGCGTCGCTGGAGCAACTAGGACGGCACTACTGCGTGACGTCACCGCGCGGCGAATACGCCGGAGACGCCTACGCGTATCAACACTACCCCACCGCTTACGAGCCTCCGCACCAACCTCCACCCTTTAAA GACTCACAAAACGGCCTAAGTTTAGGAAGCACAGGCGGGCAGTCAATGTACGGCGACGAGGAGGAACTACAGAAGCAAATGGCTAATATGGCGCTTG TCCACGGAGGAGTGGGGGTCGGCGTAGGAGGTCGCGAAGACGGCGGCGGGCTGCAGTGGAGGGATCCAAATTTACCCGAAGTGATTGGTTTCCTCAACTCCCCCTCGGACGTCGTGAAGGCAAACGCGGCGGCATACTTACAACACCTCACTTATATGGACGACCCGAACAAACAGAAGACTAGGAGCTTAG GCGGCATCCCCCCTCTAGTGCGGCTGATATCACACGAAAACCCCGAAGTGTGCCGCAACGCGTGCGGCGCGCTTCGGAACCTTTCGTACGGGCGACAGAACGATGAGAATAAACGTGCCATAAGGGATGCGGGCGGTATTCCCGCGCTAATGGCGTTATTGTGCCGAGCTACTGACATGGAG GTCAAAGAACTGGTAACGGGCGTAATATGGAACATGTCGTCGTGCGAAGATTTAAAACAGTCCATCATAGACGACGCGGCGCAAGTGATTGTCAACAAAGTCATCATACCACATTCTGGATGGCACCCCACTAACCCTGGCGATACTTACTGGTCTACTG TATTCCGCAACGCGTCGGGTGTACTTCGCAACGCGTCGTCGGCCGGCGAGTACGCGCGGCGTCGGTTACGGTCGCTCACCGGTCTGGCCGAGGCTTTACTGCACGCCGTGCGCGCCGCTCTTAGCGCTAACGCCATTGGAACCAAGATTGTTGAGAATTGTGTCTGTGTGCTACGGAATTTATCCTACAG ATGTCAAGAAATAGAAGATCCATTATATGACACAAGAGCACCACCTACACAGTCTTCAGGGCAAGCAAGGATACAAGCCAGCGCGTCCAAAG GTGAAAACCTGGGCTGCTTTGGTGGAAGTAAAAAGAAGAAGGAAGGTTCCACGTCATCAAACTCTACAAGTCCGCTGGGCAAGAGCGATCCTGAGCCGCAACAACTAGACAACAACACCAACACGCAACTAGGCTACAGCGTACCCAAAGGCACTGAGATGCTGTGGTCACCTGAG GTGGTGCCTCTATACATGGCCCTACTGCAGACGTGTTCCAACCCGGAGACCTTAGAAGCGGCGGCCGGCGCGTTGCAGAACCTCGCAGCTTGCTACTGGCAACCCTCTATAGATATACGAGCCGCTGTCAGGAAAGAAAAAG ATTGTCTTACGTTGTCTTCAGGGCTACCAATCTTAGTGGAGCTGTTACGAATGGAGGTCGACAGGGTTGTCTGCGCGGTAGCCACAGCTCTCAGAAACCTGGCCATAGACCAACGGAATAAGGAGCTGATAGGCAAATACGCTATGCGCGACCTGGTACAGAAACTGCCGAGTGGGAACCAACAACACGACCAG GGTACGTCAGACGACACGATAGCGGCAGTACTAGCAACACTAAACGAAGTGATAAAAAAGAGCGCGGAGTTCTCGCGGTCCCTCCTCGAAGCGGGCGGAGTGGAGAGGCTGCTCAACCTCACCAAGCAGCGTCATCGTCATACGCCCAGAGTGCTCAAGTTTGCAG GTCAAGTGCTAATGACGATGTGGTCTCACGCGGAGCTGCGTGAGGTGTACCGCAAGCACGGCTGGCGCGAGGCGGACTTCCTCACGCCCGCGCGCgccgcgcagccgcgcgcctcCTCCAACACGAGCG AACGATGA
- the p120ctn gene encoding catenin delta-2 isoform X4, with translation MAQEYVEGGGSASPRSASPGAMPPQHNLHLQQRYDSASLEQLGRHYCVTSPRGEYAGDAYAYQHYPTAYEPPHQPPPFKDSQNGLSLGSTGGQSMYGDEEELQKQMANMALVHGGVGVGVGGREDGGGLQWRDPNLPEVIGFLNSPSDVVKANAAAYLQHLTYMDDPNKQKTRSLGGIPPLVRLISHENPEVCRNACGALRNLSYGRQNDENKRAIRDAGGIPALMALLCRATDMEVKELVTGVIWNMSSCEDLKQSIIDDAAQVIVNKVIIPHSGWHPTNPGDTYWSTVFRNASGVLRNASSAGEYARRRLRSLTGLAEALLHAVRAALSANAIGTKIVENCVCVLRNLSYRCQEIEDPLYDTRAPPTQSSGQARIQASASKGENLGCFGGSKKKKEGSTSSNSTSPLGKSDPEPQQLDNNTNTQLGYSVPKGTEMLWSPEVVPLYMALLQTCSNPETLEAAAGALQNLAACYWQPSIDIRAAVRKEKDCLTLSSGLPILVELLRMEVDRVVCAVATALRNLAIDQRNKELIGKYAMRDLVQKLPSGNQQHDQGTSDDTIAAVLATLNEVIKKSAEFSRSLLEAGGVERLLNLTKQRHRHTPRVLKFAGQVLMTMWSHAELREVYRKHGWREADFLTPARAAQPRASSNTSGQGTPMSGGAPHSPSAANSTLSRPMASTGGTRYEDRTIRRHRENDDMPAMDVNYADGLGMGNPNGRPMNLQGVQAQMPPPASR, from the exons ATGGCACAG GAGTACGTGGAGGGTGGGGGCAGTGCGTCGCCCAGAAGTGCTTCACCGGGAGCCATGCCACCTCAACATAATTTACATCTGCAACAGAG GTACGACTCGGCGTCGCTGGAGCAACTAGGACGGCACTACTGCGTGACGTCACCGCGCGGCGAATACGCCGGAGACGCCTACGCGTATCAACACTACCCCACCGCTTACGAGCCTCCGCACCAACCTCCACCCTTTAAA GACTCACAAAACGGCCTAAGTTTAGGAAGCACAGGCGGGCAGTCAATGTACGGCGACGAGGAGGAACTACAGAAGCAAATGGCTAATATGGCGCTTG TCCACGGAGGAGTGGGGGTCGGCGTAGGAGGTCGCGAAGACGGCGGCGGGCTGCAGTGGAGGGATCCAAATTTACCCGAAGTGATTGGTTTCCTCAACTCCCCCTCGGACGTCGTGAAGGCAAACGCGGCGGCATACTTACAACACCTCACTTATATGGACGACCCGAACAAACAGAAGACTAGGAGCTTAG GCGGCATCCCCCCTCTAGTGCGGCTGATATCACACGAAAACCCCGAAGTGTGCCGCAACGCGTGCGGCGCGCTTCGGAACCTTTCGTACGGGCGACAGAACGATGAGAATAAACGTGCCATAAGGGATGCGGGCGGTATTCCCGCGCTAATGGCGTTATTGTGCCGAGCTACTGACATGGAG GTCAAAGAACTGGTAACGGGCGTAATATGGAACATGTCGTCGTGCGAAGATTTAAAACAGTCCATCATAGACGACGCGGCGCAAGTGATTGTCAACAAAGTCATCATACCACATTCTGGATGGCACCCCACTAACCCTGGCGATACTTACTGGTCTACTG TATTCCGCAACGCGTCGGGTGTACTTCGCAACGCGTCGTCGGCCGGCGAGTACGCGCGGCGTCGGTTACGGTCGCTCACCGGTCTGGCCGAGGCTTTACTGCACGCCGTGCGCGCCGCTCTTAGCGCTAACGCCATTGGAACCAAGATTGTTGAGAATTGTGTCTGTGTGCTACGGAATTTATCCTACAG ATGTCAAGAAATAGAAGATCCATTATATGACACAAGAGCACCACCTACACAGTCTTCAGGGCAAGCAAGGATACAAGCCAGCGCGTCCAAAG GTGAAAACCTGGGCTGCTTTGGTGGAAGTAAAAAGAAGAAGGAAGGTTCCACGTCATCAAACTCTACAAGTCCGCTGGGCAAGAGCGATCCTGAGCCGCAACAACTAGACAACAACACCAACACGCAACTAGGCTACAGCGTACCCAAAGGCACTGAGATGCTGTGGTCACCTGAG GTGGTGCCTCTATACATGGCCCTACTGCAGACGTGTTCCAACCCGGAGACCTTAGAAGCGGCGGCCGGCGCGTTGCAGAACCTCGCAGCTTGCTACTGGCAACCCTCTATAGATATACGAGCCGCTGTCAGGAAAGAAAAAG ATTGTCTTACGTTGTCTTCAGGGCTACCAATCTTAGTGGAGCTGTTACGAATGGAGGTCGACAGGGTTGTCTGCGCGGTAGCCACAGCTCTCAGAAACCTGGCCATAGACCAACGGAATAAGGAGCTGATAGGCAAATACGCTATGCGCGACCTGGTACAGAAACTGCCGAGTGGGAACCAACAACACGACCAG GGTACGTCAGACGACACGATAGCGGCAGTACTAGCAACACTAAACGAAGTGATAAAAAAGAGCGCGGAGTTCTCGCGGTCCCTCCTCGAAGCGGGCGGAGTGGAGAGGCTGCTCAACCTCACCAAGCAGCGTCATCGTCATACGCCCAGAGTGCTCAAGTTTGCAG GTCAAGTGCTAATGACGATGTGGTCTCACGCGGAGCTGCGTGAGGTGTACCGCAAGCACGGCTGGCGCGAGGCGGACTTCCTCACGCCCGCGCGCgccgcgcagccgcgcgcctcCTCCAACACGAGCG GTCAGGGCACGCCCATGTCGGGGGGCGCCCCCCACTCGCCGTCGGCCGCCAACAGCACGCTGAGTCGCCCCATGGCGTCTACGGGTGGCACGCGGTATGAAGACCGCACCATACGACGCCATCGCGAG AACGATGACATGCCAGCGATGGACGTCAACTACGCAGACGGCTTAGGGATGGGCAACCCCAACGGCCGCCCCATGAACCTGCAAGGTGTACAAGCCCAGATGCCGCCGCCAGCCAGCCGCTAA
- the p120ctn gene encoding catenin delta-2 isoform X2, translating into MDGVKKIHSGTLYRNGPVEGAYGPQHSPVSRSDASTEDAELSAALAHQHHLAMQAGEYPVGSGVEPDYGQYVSSPAAHYNHMGHLTMAPSQKYPHVMEAVSVGSGYAGGVGAGTGGGHYGTYAHYGAAYPAQPAYLVEPQVPAYMAQEYVEGGGSASPRSASPGAMPPQHNLHLQQRYDSASLEQLGRHYCVTSPRGEYAGDAYAYQHYPTAYEPPHQPPPFKDSQNGLSLGSTGGQSMYGDEEELQKQMANMALVHGGVGVGVGGREDGGGLQWRDPNLPEVIGFLNSPSDVVKANAAAYLQHLTYMDDPNKQKTRSLGGIPPLVRLISHENPEVCRNACGALRNLSYGRQNDENKRAIRDAGGIPALMALLCRATDMEVKELVTGVIWNMSSCEDLKQSIIDDAAQVIVNKVIIPHSGWHPTNPGDTYWSTVFRNASGVLRNASSAGEYARRRLRSLTGLAEALLHAVRAALSANAIGTKIVENCVCVLRNLSYRCQEIEDPLYDTRAPPTQSSGQARIQASASKGENLGCFGGSKKKKEGSTSSNSTSPLGKSDPEPQQLDNNTNTQLGYSVPKGTEMLWSPEVVPLYMALLQTCSNPETLEAAAGALQNLAACYWQPSIDIRAAVRKEKGLPILVELLRMEVDRVVCAVATALRNLAIDQRNKELIGKYAMRDLVQKLPSGNQQHDQGTSDDTIAAVLATLNEVIKKSAEFSRSLLEAGGVERLLNLTKQRHRHTPRVLKFAGQVLMTMWSHAELREVYRKHGWREADFLTPARAAQPRASSNTSGQGTPMSGGAPHSPSAANSTLSRPMASTGGTRYEDRTIRRHRENDDMPAMDVNYADGLGMGNPNGRPMNLQGVQAQMPPPASR; encoded by the exons CAACGGTCCGGTAGAGGGCGCGTATGGTCCGCAGCACAGCCCCGTGTCGCGGTCGGACGCCTCCACCGAGGACGCGGAGCTGTCGGCTGCGCTCGCGCACCAGCACCATCTCGCTATGCAG GCGGGCGAATATCCCGTGGGGAGCGGCGTGGAGCCCGACTACGGGCAGTACGTGTCCTCCCCCGCCGCCCACTACAACCACATGGGCCACCTCACCATGGCGCCCTCGCAGAAATACCCTCAT GTGATGGAAGCGGTGTCAGTGGGCAGCGGATACGCGGGCGGAGTGGGCGCGGGCACGGGCGGCGGACACTACGGCACCTACGCGCACTACGGCGCCGCATACCCCGCACAACCCGCTTACCTCGTTGAACCCCAGGTGCCGGCTTACATGGCACAG GAGTACGTGGAGGGTGGGGGCAGTGCGTCGCCCAGAAGTGCTTCACCGGGAGCCATGCCACCTCAACATAATTTACATCTGCAACAGAG GTACGACTCGGCGTCGCTGGAGCAACTAGGACGGCACTACTGCGTGACGTCACCGCGCGGCGAATACGCCGGAGACGCCTACGCGTATCAACACTACCCCACCGCTTACGAGCCTCCGCACCAACCTCCACCCTTTAAA GACTCACAAAACGGCCTAAGTTTAGGAAGCACAGGCGGGCAGTCAATGTACGGCGACGAGGAGGAACTACAGAAGCAAATGGCTAATATGGCGCTTG TCCACGGAGGAGTGGGGGTCGGCGTAGGAGGTCGCGAAGACGGCGGCGGGCTGCAGTGGAGGGATCCAAATTTACCCGAAGTGATTGGTTTCCTCAACTCCCCCTCGGACGTCGTGAAGGCAAACGCGGCGGCATACTTACAACACCTCACTTATATGGACGACCCGAACAAACAGAAGACTAGGAGCTTAG GCGGCATCCCCCCTCTAGTGCGGCTGATATCACACGAAAACCCCGAAGTGTGCCGCAACGCGTGCGGCGCGCTTCGGAACCTTTCGTACGGGCGACAGAACGATGAGAATAAACGTGCCATAAGGGATGCGGGCGGTATTCCCGCGCTAATGGCGTTATTGTGCCGAGCTACTGACATGGAG GTCAAAGAACTGGTAACGGGCGTAATATGGAACATGTCGTCGTGCGAAGATTTAAAACAGTCCATCATAGACGACGCGGCGCAAGTGATTGTCAACAAAGTCATCATACCACATTCTGGATGGCACCCCACTAACCCTGGCGATACTTACTGGTCTACTG TATTCCGCAACGCGTCGGGTGTACTTCGCAACGCGTCGTCGGCCGGCGAGTACGCGCGGCGTCGGTTACGGTCGCTCACCGGTCTGGCCGAGGCTTTACTGCACGCCGTGCGCGCCGCTCTTAGCGCTAACGCCATTGGAACCAAGATTGTTGAGAATTGTGTCTGTGTGCTACGGAATTTATCCTACAG ATGTCAAGAAATAGAAGATCCATTATATGACACAAGAGCACCACCTACACAGTCTTCAGGGCAAGCAAGGATACAAGCCAGCGCGTCCAAAG GTGAAAACCTGGGCTGCTTTGGTGGAAGTAAAAAGAAGAAGGAAGGTTCCACGTCATCAAACTCTACAAGTCCGCTGGGCAAGAGCGATCCTGAGCCGCAACAACTAGACAACAACACCAACACGCAACTAGGCTACAGCGTACCCAAAGGCACTGAGATGCTGTGGTCACCTGAG GTGGTGCCTCTATACATGGCCCTACTGCAGACGTGTTCCAACCCGGAGACCTTAGAAGCGGCGGCCGGCGCGTTGCAGAACCTCGCAGCTTGCTACTGGCAACCCTCTATAGATATACGAGCCGCTGTCAGGAAAGAAAAAG GGCTACCAATCTTAGTGGAGCTGTTACGAATGGAGGTCGACAGGGTTGTCTGCGCGGTAGCCACAGCTCTCAGAAACCTGGCCATAGACCAACGGAATAAGGAGCTGATAGGCAAATACGCTATGCGCGACCTGGTACAGAAACTGCCGAGTGGGAACCAACAACACGACCAG GGTACGTCAGACGACACGATAGCGGCAGTACTAGCAACACTAAACGAAGTGATAAAAAAGAGCGCGGAGTTCTCGCGGTCCCTCCTCGAAGCGGGCGGAGTGGAGAGGCTGCTCAACCTCACCAAGCAGCGTCATCGTCATACGCCCAGAGTGCTCAAGTTTGCAG GTCAAGTGCTAATGACGATGTGGTCTCACGCGGAGCTGCGTGAGGTGTACCGCAAGCACGGCTGGCGCGAGGCGGACTTCCTCACGCCCGCGCGCgccgcgcagccgcgcgcctcCTCCAACACGAGCG GTCAGGGCACGCCCATGTCGGGGGGCGCCCCCCACTCGCCGTCGGCCGCCAACAGCACGCTGAGTCGCCCCATGGCGTCTACGGGTGGCACGCGGTATGAAGACCGCACCATACGACGCCATCGCGAG AACGATGACATGCCAGCGATGGACGTCAACTACGCAGACGGCTTAGGGATGGGCAACCCCAACGGCCGCCCCATGAACCTGCAAGGTGTACAAGCCCAGATGCCGCCGCCAGCCAGCCGCTAA
- the p120ctn gene encoding catenin delta-2 isoform X1 — translation MDGVKKIHSGTLYRNGPVEGAYGPQHSPVSRSDASTEDAELSAALAHQHHLAMQAGEYPVGSGVEPDYGQYVSSPAAHYNHMGHLTMAPSQKYPHVMEAVSVGSGYAGGVGAGTGGGHYGTYAHYGAAYPAQPAYLVEPQVPAYMAQEYVEGGGSASPRSASPGAMPPQHNLHLQQRYDSASLEQLGRHYCVTSPRGEYAGDAYAYQHYPTAYEPPHQPPPFKDSQNGLSLGSTGGQSMYGDEEELQKQMANMALVHGGVGVGVGGREDGGGLQWRDPNLPEVIGFLNSPSDVVKANAAAYLQHLTYMDDPNKQKTRSLGGIPPLVRLISHENPEVCRNACGALRNLSYGRQNDENKRAIRDAGGIPALMALLCRATDMEVKELVTGVIWNMSSCEDLKQSIIDDAAQVIVNKVIIPHSGWHPTNPGDTYWSTVFRNASGVLRNASSAGEYARRRLRSLTGLAEALLHAVRAALSANAIGTKIVENCVCVLRNLSYRCQEIEDPLYDTRAPPTQSSGQARIQASASKGENLGCFGGSKKKKEGSTSSNSTSPLGKSDPEPQQLDNNTNTQLGYSVPKGTEMLWSPEVVPLYMALLQTCSNPETLEAAAGALQNLAACYWQPSIDIRAAVRKEKDCLTLSSGLPILVELLRMEVDRVVCAVATALRNLAIDQRNKELIGKYAMRDLVQKLPSGNQQHDQGTSDDTIAAVLATLNEVIKKSAEFSRSLLEAGGVERLLNLTKQRHRHTPRVLKFAGQVLMTMWSHAELREVYRKHGWREADFLTPARAAQPRASSNTSGQGTPMSGGAPHSPSAANSTLSRPMASTGGTRYEDRTIRRHRENDDMPAMDVNYADGLGMGNPNGRPMNLQGVQAQMPPPASR, via the exons CAACGGTCCGGTAGAGGGCGCGTATGGTCCGCAGCACAGCCCCGTGTCGCGGTCGGACGCCTCCACCGAGGACGCGGAGCTGTCGGCTGCGCTCGCGCACCAGCACCATCTCGCTATGCAG GCGGGCGAATATCCCGTGGGGAGCGGCGTGGAGCCCGACTACGGGCAGTACGTGTCCTCCCCCGCCGCCCACTACAACCACATGGGCCACCTCACCATGGCGCCCTCGCAGAAATACCCTCAT GTGATGGAAGCGGTGTCAGTGGGCAGCGGATACGCGGGCGGAGTGGGCGCGGGCACGGGCGGCGGACACTACGGCACCTACGCGCACTACGGCGCCGCATACCCCGCACAACCCGCTTACCTCGTTGAACCCCAGGTGCCGGCTTACATGGCACAG GAGTACGTGGAGGGTGGGGGCAGTGCGTCGCCCAGAAGTGCTTCACCGGGAGCCATGCCACCTCAACATAATTTACATCTGCAACAGAG GTACGACTCGGCGTCGCTGGAGCAACTAGGACGGCACTACTGCGTGACGTCACCGCGCGGCGAATACGCCGGAGACGCCTACGCGTATCAACACTACCCCACCGCTTACGAGCCTCCGCACCAACCTCCACCCTTTAAA GACTCACAAAACGGCCTAAGTTTAGGAAGCACAGGCGGGCAGTCAATGTACGGCGACGAGGAGGAACTACAGAAGCAAATGGCTAATATGGCGCTTG TCCACGGAGGAGTGGGGGTCGGCGTAGGAGGTCGCGAAGACGGCGGCGGGCTGCAGTGGAGGGATCCAAATTTACCCGAAGTGATTGGTTTCCTCAACTCCCCCTCGGACGTCGTGAAGGCAAACGCGGCGGCATACTTACAACACCTCACTTATATGGACGACCCGAACAAACAGAAGACTAGGAGCTTAG GCGGCATCCCCCCTCTAGTGCGGCTGATATCACACGAAAACCCCGAAGTGTGCCGCAACGCGTGCGGCGCGCTTCGGAACCTTTCGTACGGGCGACAGAACGATGAGAATAAACGTGCCATAAGGGATGCGGGCGGTATTCCCGCGCTAATGGCGTTATTGTGCCGAGCTACTGACATGGAG GTCAAAGAACTGGTAACGGGCGTAATATGGAACATGTCGTCGTGCGAAGATTTAAAACAGTCCATCATAGACGACGCGGCGCAAGTGATTGTCAACAAAGTCATCATACCACATTCTGGATGGCACCCCACTAACCCTGGCGATACTTACTGGTCTACTG TATTCCGCAACGCGTCGGGTGTACTTCGCAACGCGTCGTCGGCCGGCGAGTACGCGCGGCGTCGGTTACGGTCGCTCACCGGTCTGGCCGAGGCTTTACTGCACGCCGTGCGCGCCGCTCTTAGCGCTAACGCCATTGGAACCAAGATTGTTGAGAATTGTGTCTGTGTGCTACGGAATTTATCCTACAG ATGTCAAGAAATAGAAGATCCATTATATGACACAAGAGCACCACCTACACAGTCTTCAGGGCAAGCAAGGATACAAGCCAGCGCGTCCAAAG GTGAAAACCTGGGCTGCTTTGGTGGAAGTAAAAAGAAGAAGGAAGGTTCCACGTCATCAAACTCTACAAGTCCGCTGGGCAAGAGCGATCCTGAGCCGCAACAACTAGACAACAACACCAACACGCAACTAGGCTACAGCGTACCCAAAGGCACTGAGATGCTGTGGTCACCTGAG GTGGTGCCTCTATACATGGCCCTACTGCAGACGTGTTCCAACCCGGAGACCTTAGAAGCGGCGGCCGGCGCGTTGCAGAACCTCGCAGCTTGCTACTGGCAACCCTCTATAGATATACGAGCCGCTGTCAGGAAAGAAAAAG ATTGTCTTACGTTGTCTTCAGGGCTACCAATCTTAGTGGAGCTGTTACGAATGGAGGTCGACAGGGTTGTCTGCGCGGTAGCCACAGCTCTCAGAAACCTGGCCATAGACCAACGGAATAAGGAGCTGATAGGCAAATACGCTATGCGCGACCTGGTACAGAAACTGCCGAGTGGGAACCAACAACACGACCAG GGTACGTCAGACGACACGATAGCGGCAGTACTAGCAACACTAAACGAAGTGATAAAAAAGAGCGCGGAGTTCTCGCGGTCCCTCCTCGAAGCGGGCGGAGTGGAGAGGCTGCTCAACCTCACCAAGCAGCGTCATCGTCATACGCCCAGAGTGCTCAAGTTTGCAG GTCAAGTGCTAATGACGATGTGGTCTCACGCGGAGCTGCGTGAGGTGTACCGCAAGCACGGCTGGCGCGAGGCGGACTTCCTCACGCCCGCGCGCgccgcgcagccgcgcgcctcCTCCAACACGAGCG GTCAGGGCACGCCCATGTCGGGGGGCGCCCCCCACTCGCCGTCGGCCGCCAACAGCACGCTGAGTCGCCCCATGGCGTCTACGGGTGGCACGCGGTATGAAGACCGCACCATACGACGCCATCGCGAG AACGATGACATGCCAGCGATGGACGTCAACTACGCAGACGGCTTAGGGATGGGCAACCCCAACGGCCGCCCCATGAACCTGCAAGGTGTACAAGCCCAGATGCCGCCGCCAGCCAGCCGCTAA